The Longimicrobium sp. nucleotide sequence CCCGCTGCAGTACGGGCCTCCGGACGCGGCGGAGCGGGCGTGGCACGTGGTGCCGGCGGACTTCGTCACCGCGGAGGACGGCTCTGGCGTCGTGCACATGAGCCCGGCGTTCGGCGCCGACGACTACGCGGTGGGGCAGCGCTTCGGCCTCCCCGTCCTCCAGCCGGTGGACGACCGCGGCGCGTTCCGGGCGGACCTGCCGCTGGTGGGCGGGAAGTTCGTGAAGGACGCCGACACCGACCTGGTGATCGACCTCAAGAAGCGGGGGATGGTCTTCCGCTCCAGCAAGGAGGAGCACAGCTACCCGCACTGCTGGCGCTGCTCCAGCCCGCTGCTGTACATGGCGCGCGACTCGTGGTTCATCCGCACCACGGCGCTGCGCGAGGAGCTGCTCGGCAACAACGCGCGCATCAACTGGTTCCCGCCCGAGATCGGCAGCGGGCGCTTCGGCGAGTGGCTGGAGAACAACGTCGACTGGGCGATCTCGCGCAACCGCTACTGGGGGACTCCGCTGCCGGCCTGGGTGTGCGAGACGAATCGCGAGCACGTGCGCTTCGTGGGCTCGTACGACGAGCTGCGCGGGCTGGCGGGGGGGCTCCCCGAGGGCTTCGACCCGCACCGGCCGGGGATCGACGAGATCGTCTTCGGCTGCCCGGAGGGCGGGTGCGGCGGGACGATGCGGCGGACTCCCGAGGTGATCGACGTGTGGTTCGACAGCGGGGCGATGCCGTTCGCGCGGCACCACTACCCGTTCGAGAACCGGGAGAAGATCGAGGGCGGGCCGAAGGTGCGGGAGTTCCCGGCGGACTTCATCTGCGAGGGCGTCGACCAGACGCGCGGGTGGTTCTACTCGCTGCTGGCGATCTCGACGCTGCTGGGCAGGGGGCCGTCGTACCGCAACGTGGTGGTCAACGACATGATCCTGGACGCCGAGGGGCTGAAGATGTCGAAGTCCCGCGGCAACGTGGTGGACCCGATGGAGGCGATCGGGCAGTTCGGCGCCGACGCCATCCGCTGGTACCTGGTCACCTCGAGCCACCCCTGGCTGCCCAAGCGCTTCGACCCCGAGGGCGTGCGCGAGGTGCAGCGCAAGACCTTCGACACGCTGCGCCAGACGTACCGCTTCTTCGCCCTGTACGCCAACCTGGAGGGGTGGGCGCCGGGCGCGGACGACCCGCGGCCGGAGGAGCGCTCGGTGCTGGACCGCTGGCTCCTCTCGCGGCTGGCCTCGGTGACGGCGGAGGTGACGGAGGACCTGGAAGGCTACAACCTCACCCACGCCACGAGGGCCGTCGCCGAGTTCGTGGTGGAGGAGCTGTCGAACTGGTACGTGCGCCGCTCGCGCGACCGCTTCTGGGGGAGCGCCGACGCGGCCGACACGCGGGCGGCGTTCGCCACGCTGCACCAGGCGCTGGTCACGGTCGTGCGTCTCATGGCGCCGATCGCCCCGTTCCTCCCCGACTGGCTGCACCGCGCGCTGGCGGGCGACGAGATGAGCGTGCACCTGGCCGACTTCCCCGCGGTCGAGCGCGCGTGGATCGACAGGGAGCTGGAGCGGGGGATGGAGGCGGTGCGCACGCTCTCGACGCTGGGCCGGGCGGCGCGCGAGGAGGCGGAGGTGGTGGAGCCGGACGGCCGGCGGCGCCAGGGGATCAAGGTGCGCCAGCCGCTGGAGGTGCTCTACGCGGTAATCCCGGCCGGGGTGGAGACGGGCGAGGACCTGCTGGCGATCCTGCGCGACGAGCTGAACGTGCACCGCGTGGAGTTCATGCACGAGGCGGAGGAGCTGGTGAGCTTCAGCGCCAGGCCGAACTTCAAGGCGCTGGGCGCGGCGTTCGGGAAGCTGACGCCCAGGGTGGCCGACGCCATCCGCGCGCTGGACTCGGCGGCGCTGGCCGGCTTCCGCCGCGGCGAGCCGCTCGCGGTGCAGGCGGACGGGCAGGCGGTGGAGCTGGCCGCGGAGCACCTGGAGGTGGTGCAGCTGGCGAAGGGCGACTTCGTGGTGGAGTCGTCGGACGGCTTCACGGTGGCGCTCGACCCCGTCATCACCCAGGAGCTGCGCTGGGAGGGGATCGCCCGCGAGGTGGTGAACCGGGTCCAGAAGCTGCGCAAGGAGAGTGGGCTCCAGGTGCAGGACCGCATCCGCCTGGGCGTGTTCGGCGACGGCGAGCTGCTGGACGCCATGCGCGCCTTCGGCGAGCTGGTCAAGCGCGAGACGCTGGCGGTGGAGCTGGAGATCGGATCGACCACCGATTTCCACGGGTACGAGGCCGTCCGCGAGGTGGACCTGGACGGGGTGCCGGCGACCATCGCGCTGGCGCGGGTGGAGCCGGGCGGGGGAGGATCGTAGCCCGGCTTCGGCGCCGCCGCGGCAGCCCTCACCCGCCGCCCTGGAGCGGCAACCCTCTCCCAGGTCTGGGAGAGGGTGGGCTCGACGGGATTGGTGCGGGGGGCAGTTTCGTAGGGTCGAGGCCTGCCTCGACCGATGGATGCCGGCAGGTGCGCGAGCGGCGGGCGATGTGCCGGCGCCACCCTCGCACGGACTCGCATGCCCGCTACGGAACTTCATCCTCACGACGGAGACCCGCGTGAGGGATGCGCGCCCGACAGGGCCGGGACCCCGGAGCGCCGGGGGTTGGGCGCGGAGGGGGCCCGGCGCCGTTGGGCACGGTCGTATCGTGCCCTACGGCGCGCGCAGCCCGGCCCGGAGCGCAGCGGAGGGACACGCCCGAAACCGCGGTGCGAAGTGCGAGGTGCGAAGTGTGGTTCCAAGCCACTCTGGATGACGACGCATGACTGAATCGGTGATGACGGAGAGCATGCGCGGGGCGCGGGCGCTGAGCCAGGCGGACGCGGAGCGGCGCAAGCTCGGACTGTACCTGGGCACCGTCGGCGGGGTGATCCTGCTGGACCAGGTGACCAAGTTCGTGGTGGAGCGCTCGCTGCAGCTCTACAACCCGGTGCCCGTGCTGGGCGACGTCTTCCGCCTCACCTACATCTTCAACCGCGGGGCGGCGTTCGGGCTGAACCTGGGCCAGAGCTCGCGGTGGATCTTCATGGGGCTGGCCGCCGTCGCGGTCGTCGTCCTCTGGCTCATGTACCGCGGGACGCCGTGGGGCGACAAGCTGCGCCTGATCGCCATCGCCTCGGTCACCGGCGGGGCGATCGGCAACCTGATCGACCGGGTGCGCTCCTCGCGCGGGGTGGTGGACTTCCTGGACTTCGGGGTGGGCGACGTGCGCTGGCCGGTGTTCAACGTGGCCGACATCGCGGTGACGGTGGGCGCGCTGATGCTGGCCTTCAGCCTCTGGCGCGAGGAGAAGAAGATCGAGCACGAGCTGGACCCCACCGCGGACCCCGTCGCGGATGACGCCGGGGAGTGAGGAGACGGTCGAGCTGGTCGTGGAGGAGGCCTCCGGCGACCGGCTCGACGCCTGGCTGGCGGCGCGGCTCGGCGTCAGCCGCTCGCGCGCCGCG carries:
- the ileS gene encoding isoleucine--tRNA ligase, coding for MREYPELPKTTGELEEEVLARWQAENTFRRSLEKTADGETFVFYEGPPTANGRPGIHHVLSRTLKDAVARFRTMQGRHVPRMAGWDTHGLPVEIEAEKRLGISGKREIEEIGIARFNEVCRESVSTYLEDWLRFSARIGYWLDYSRPYVTYHPDYVESVWWLLKQIADRGLFYRGHKILPYCPRCGTGLSSHEVALGYKDVKDPSLYVTLPVLGRDGEPDGRELLVWTTTPWTLVSNVALAVHPELQYAEVEWEGRRLVLARARVAPLFGSEEAAVRTLAADELVGLGYRRPFDWVDPLQYGPPDAAERAWHVVPADFVTAEDGSGVVHMSPAFGADDYAVGQRFGLPVLQPVDDRGAFRADLPLVGGKFVKDADTDLVIDLKKRGMVFRSSKEEHSYPHCWRCSSPLLYMARDSWFIRTTALREELLGNNARINWFPPEIGSGRFGEWLENNVDWAISRNRYWGTPLPAWVCETNREHVRFVGSYDELRGLAGGLPEGFDPHRPGIDEIVFGCPEGGCGGTMRRTPEVIDVWFDSGAMPFARHHYPFENREKIEGGPKVREFPADFICEGVDQTRGWFYSLLAISTLLGRGPSYRNVVVNDMILDAEGLKMSKSRGNVVDPMEAIGQFGADAIRWYLVTSSHPWLPKRFDPEGVREVQRKTFDTLRQTYRFFALYANLEGWAPGADDPRPEERSVLDRWLLSRLASVTAEVTEDLEGYNLTHATRAVAEFVVEELSNWYVRRSRDRFWGSADAADTRAAFATLHQALVTVVRLMAPIAPFLPDWLHRALAGDEMSVHLADFPAVERAWIDRELERGMEAVRTLSTLGRAAREEAEVVEPDGRRRQGIKVRQPLEVLYAVIPAGVETGEDLLAILRDELNVHRVEFMHEAEELVSFSARPNFKALGAAFGKLTPRVADAIRALDSAALAGFRRGEPLAVQADGQAVELAAEHLEVVQLAKGDFVVESSDGFTVALDPVITQELRWEGIAREVVNRVQKLRKESGLQVQDRIRLGVFGDGELLDAMRAFGELVKRETLAVELEIGSTTDFHGYEAVREVDLDGVPATIALARVEPGGGGS
- the lspA gene encoding signal peptidase II, whose amino-acid sequence is MTESVMTESMRGARALSQADAERRKLGLYLGTVGGVILLDQVTKFVVERSLQLYNPVPVLGDVFRLTYIFNRGAAFGLNLGQSSRWIFMGLAAVAVVVLWLMYRGTPWGDKLRLIAIASVTGGAIGNLIDRVRSSRGVVDFLDFGVGDVRWPVFNVADIAVTVGALMLAFSLWREEKKIEHELDPTADPVADDAGE